In Bacteroidales bacterium, a single genomic region encodes these proteins:
- a CDS encoding leucine-rich repeat domain-containing protein, with amino-acid sequence MKLNYFKTLFVAILVIFTITTNAETYSGTCGTNVNWSLDTETGLLKITGTGEMTSSPWESYNSSIKSVEIAEGVTSIESSAFYGCSGLTSVTIPNSVTSIGGFAFDGCSGLTGVYITDLAAWCNIDFYDYDSNPLYYVNKLYLNGTLVRKLEIPEGVTAIKKYVFYKLNTIRSVTIPNSVTSIGDYAFYGCSGLTSVTIPNSVTSIGRSAFEDCSGLTSVTIGSGVSEIGDYAFYGCSGLTSVTIPNSVTSIGNSAFDGCSGLTSV; translated from the coding sequence ATGAAACTAAATTACTTTAAAACTCTATTTGTAGCAATACTGGTAATATTTACCATAACAACGAATGCCGAAACTTACAGTGGCACATGCGGAACAAACGTTAATTGGAGCCTTGATACAGAAACAGGGCTTTTGAAAATTACAGGTACGGGAGAGATGACCAGTAGTCCTTGGGAAAGTTACAATAGTTCAATTAAATCAGTTGAAATTGCAGAAGGTGTTACCTCTATTGAAAGTTCGGCTTTCTATGGTTGTTCAGGGTTAACTTCGGTTACTATTCCTAATAGCGTTACCTCTATTGGAGGATTTGCTTTCGATGGTTGTTCAGGGTTAACAGGAGTATATATAACCGACCTTGCTGCGTGGTGTAATATTGATTTCTACGATTACGATTCTAATCCTTTATATTATGTCAATAAACTATACTTAAATGGAACTCTTGTTAGAAAACTTGAAATACCGGAGGGCGTAACAGCTATAAAAAAATATGTTTTTTATAAATTGAATACTATACGTTCTGTAACTATACCTAATAGTGTAACCTCTATTGGAGATTATGCGTTCTATGGTTGTTCAGGGTTAACTTCAGTTACTATCCCTAATAGCGTTACCTCTATTGGAAGATCGGCTTTCGAGGATTGTTCAGGGTTAACTTCGGTTACTATTGGTAGCGGAGTTAGTGAAATTGGAGATTATGCTTTCTATGGTTGTTCAGGGTTAACTTCGGTTACTATACCTAATAGTGTTACCTCTATTGGAAATTCGGCTTTCGATGGTTGTTCAGGGTTAACTTCGGTTA